DNA from Geitlerinema sp. PCC 9228:
AACAAAATCCCCCCATAGGCGCTGTAATATAAACAAGAAGACCCGGGAGAATAGCCAGGGGTCCAGATAGCCGTTAGCCCCTCCGCCAAGGAAAATTCGTAGTGAAAAGGCATCACTTCCACATCCGGTAGCAAGTAGGCTTCCTGTTCTTGGACGACCACCGTACAGCCGGTGGCGCGGGTAATTTTTTCGGCAGCCCCCATGGCATCGCGGTTGGTCAAAAACAGCCAGTCGCAGCCTCCCAGATCGCGAACAAACGCCGTGGTTTCAGCATTCCAGGGAGGGGCGTCAATGAGAAGGTTGCCGCTGGTAGCGTTCGTGGGGACAGCGCCTACAATAAAATAAGCAGTTCCTCCCAACGTATCGCGATTGGGGGGAAAGGCATAAACACCGTCAAAAATGGCTCGTGGTTGCTTGGGCATAACATGACTTTAATTCTACTGATTCTTTTAGGTGCGATTACCTATTTTCTACTCAAACGGAACGTAGCGGGATTAACCACCACCCCGATTTGGTTGTTGTGGTTGGTAATTATGACTCCTGCCATCATCTGGACCGCCTGGTGGTTGTTCCACGGCGATGCGGATAGCATTCCTGTCATTTTCATTTTGCTCCCGTTGATTGTTTGTCCGATTTTATATGTATTTTTGATTCAGTGGGGACGAACCAATACCAACCACGGGCAAAACCACCCTTCTGAACCATCGGACTCATCGAGAACCAACCCATCTACCCAGGAAAACGCTACCAACGCCCAAGGCTTGCCCCTGGGGGTGGCGCGGTTCAAACCCCAGTCTTTGGAGGCGGAAGAGGAAAAACGCCTGCGGGACTGTTTTCCCTGGACGGATTACGTGTTAAAAGATTTGGAATATTTGCCTCAAGTTATTTTATGTCGCGGGCAGTTACGCAGCAATCCCGAAACCGCTTACCAAACCGTCCGCGATCGCATCGAACAGGCATTTGGCGATCGCTTTTTGGTGGTTTTCCAAGAAGGCAGCCAGGGCAAACCCCTATTTGTCCTCTTCCCCAATCCCTACAACCAAAGACAGCGATCGCATCCCCTCGCCGACAGCAAAAAGGGGCACCGTCCCATTTTAGCCCTTTCCCTACTTTTGATTACTCTGTTCACCACCACAGTGATGGGAACCAGCTTTGCCCTGGAGTTTGCCGGGCAAGAAGTAAGCAGTGAAGCTATGCAAGACCCCAGAAACTGGAATCTGGGATTGCCTTATGCGTTGTCTTTGATTTTTATCTTGGGCATGTACGAAGTAGGACATTACTTTAGTGCCCGATTTTGGCAAGTTTCCACAACGCTTCCCTATTTTATTCCTTTGCCTGGCTTTTTAGGAACCCTAGGGGCTTTTATTCAACTGCGCCAACTGGTCCCCCATCGCAAGTCTTTATTCGATATTAGCATTGCCGGCTTTTTGGCAGGGATGGCCGCCACCCTACCAGTTTTGCTGTGGGGATTGGCTCGCAGTACGGTGGTGGAGATGGGCGAAGCATCGGGGATGTTTAACTTAAACAGCCTCGACCCGCGTTTTTCCTTTTTATTTGTCTTGTTAAGTAAGCTCGCTTTGGGGAGCGAACTAACCGAAAATACGGCCATTCAAATGCATCCAGTTGCGATCGCGGGATATTTAGGCTTATTGCTCACCA
Protein-coding regions in this window:
- a CDS encoding site-2 protease family protein — encoded protein: MTLILLILLGAITYFLLKRNVAGLTTTPIWLLWLVIMTPAIIWTAWWLFHGDADSIPVIFILLPLIVCPILYVFLIQWGRTNTNHGQNHPSEPSDSSRTNPSTQENATNAQGLPLGVARFKPQSLEAEEEKRLRDCFPWTDYVLKDLEYLPQVILCRGQLRSNPETAYQTVRDRIEQAFGDRFLVVFQEGSQGKPLFVLFPNPYNQRQRSHPLADSKKGHRPILALSLLLITLFTTTVMGTSFALEFAGQEVSSEAMQDPRNWNLGLPYALSLIFILGMYEVGHYFSARFWQVSTTLPYFIPLPGFLGTLGAFIQLRQLVPHRKSLFDISIAGFLAGMAATLPVLLWGLARSTVVEMGEASGMFNLNSLDPRFSFLFVLLSKLALGSELTENTAIQMHPVAIAGYLGLLLTILKLMPVGQLDGGRLFHAMYGQRKAMAIAQIVRFLMLIRALLDSAFLLFAIFLFLIPLQDNPARNDVSEIDSTRDLIGFIPPLVLVFMLLPPPELVMQWLNL
- a CDS encoding MBL fold metallo-hydrolase, which encodes MPKQPRAIFDGVYAFPPNRDTLGGTAYFIVGAVPTNATSGNLLIDAPPWNAETTAFVRDLGGCDWLFLTNRDAMGAAEKITRATGCTVVVQEQEAYLLPDVEVMPFHYEFSLAEGLTAIWTPGYSPGSSCLYYSAYGGILFSGRHLVPDRETNPVPLRSAKTFHWRFQLRSIEKLRDRFTVETLRYICPGASTGFLRGKAAIDNAYERLAQLDLSQYQPISPLL